A DNA window from Ornithinimicrobium humiphilum contains the following coding sequences:
- a CDS encoding LOG family protein: MQSSERPLSGTEVRYHRVEGLAPTAGREVEDDRTWARLLASPEPLHALRLQGLDLTRHREQLLARDDLEDIVVLGGELDREVERHLRRHGAIIFPSVPRAPVDPYRARLYTPQELYAGLEEGGYDSTVDARAYRWFEDATVRHDAYVTALRAIHDDAMSDALTALLEDRRVVGIMGGHALRRGTPEFAEAALLGHRVARSGALVLTGGGPGAMEAANLGAWAVDEEVLAAALDAVAQVPEFVPDIEAWVRPALALRSGAVPSPKGLRSVGIPTWYYGHEPPNAFAQLVAKFFSNALREDLLLAHSRGGLVVLPGAAGTVQEVFQMATRLYYEVDGPDVLPPLVLVGREHWTERLPVEPLLRALGSGRPMAGALHLVDSVEEAADVVTT, translated from the coding sequence ATGCAGAGCAGCGAGCGTCCCCTGTCCGGCACCGAGGTGCGCTACCACCGCGTCGAGGGCCTGGCCCCGACCGCAGGGCGCGAGGTCGAGGACGATCGCACCTGGGCGCGGCTGCTCGCCTCCCCCGAGCCGCTGCACGCACTGCGGCTGCAGGGCCTGGACCTGACCCGCCACCGCGAGCAGCTGCTGGCCCGCGACGACCTGGAGGACATCGTCGTGCTGGGCGGCGAGCTGGACCGCGAGGTCGAGCGCCACCTGCGCCGTCACGGCGCCATCATCTTCCCGAGCGTCCCTCGGGCCCCGGTCGACCCCTACCGCGCCCGCCTCTACACCCCGCAGGAGCTCTACGCCGGCCTCGAGGAGGGTGGCTACGACTCGACGGTGGACGCCCGTGCCTACCGGTGGTTCGAGGACGCGACGGTGCGCCACGACGCCTACGTGACGGCACTGCGCGCCATCCACGACGACGCGATGTCCGACGCCCTCACCGCCCTCCTCGAGGACCGCCGGGTGGTCGGGATCATGGGCGGGCACGCGCTGCGGCGCGGCACGCCGGAGTTCGCCGAGGCCGCGCTGCTCGGCCACCGCGTCGCACGGTCGGGCGCGCTCGTCCTCACCGGCGGCGGCCCCGGCGCGATGGAGGCGGCCAACCTGGGCGCCTGGGCGGTCGACGAGGAGGTCCTGGCAGCGGCGTTGGACGCCGTCGCGCAGGTGCCGGAGTTCGTCCCCGACATCGAGGCCTGGGTGCGCCCGGCCCTGGCGCTGCGCTCCGGGGCCGTGCCCTCCCCGAAGGGCCTGCGCAGCGTCGGCATCCCGACCTGGTACTACGGCCACGAGCCGCCCAACGCCTTCGCCCAGCTGGTCGCGAAGTTCTTCTCCAACGCCCTGCGGGAGGACCTGCTGCTCGCCCACTCCCGCGGCGGGCTGGTCGTGCTGCCCGGCGCCGCGGGCACCGTGCAGGAGGTCTTCCAGATGGCCACGCGGCTCTACTACGAGGTCGACGGACCGGACGTGCTCCCGCCGCTGGTGCTCGTCGGGCGCGAGCACTGGACCGAGCGGCTGCCGGTGGAGCCGCTGCTGCGGGCACTCGGCAGCGGCCGACCGATGGCCGGGGCGCTGCACCTGGTCGACTCGGTCGAGGAGGCGGCCGACGTCGTCACGACCTGA
- a CDS encoding phosphatidate cytidylyltransferase: MTETTGESPASRRDYRSRREQQAAHKKPGKAGRNLPAAIGVGLFLIGLVVASLLVYQPIFVALVTVVAVIGVWELDHALRVARYSVPLPPLLLSTALVPLAYWGGPTVLAAGFAGAAALVLLWRSVGPPEDALRDVAGGTFVVAYVPLLAAVPALMVAEPDGAARVLTYVLVTVASDTGGYVVGVLRGRTPMAPSLSPKKSWEGFGGSVGLSTIVGLLAVVLLLDGPWWAGLLLGAVAAVFATVGDLAESSLKRDIGIKDMGNLLPGHGGIMDRLDSLLVTAPVCWALMRLFV; the protein is encoded by the coding sequence ATGACCGAGACGACGGGGGAGAGCCCGGCATCCCGGCGGGACTACCGATCCCGCCGGGAGCAGCAGGCTGCCCACAAGAAGCCCGGCAAGGCCGGTCGCAACCTGCCCGCCGCCATCGGCGTCGGCCTGTTCCTCATCGGCCTGGTCGTCGCCAGCCTCCTCGTCTACCAGCCGATCTTCGTCGCCCTCGTGACCGTCGTGGCGGTCATCGGGGTGTGGGAGCTCGACCACGCGCTGCGCGTGGCCCGCTACTCCGTCCCGCTGCCGCCGCTGCTGCTCTCGACGGCCCTGGTCCCGCTCGCCTACTGGGGCGGGCCGACGGTGCTGGCCGCCGGCTTCGCCGGGGCGGCGGCCCTCGTGCTGCTGTGGCGCTCCGTCGGGCCGCCCGAGGACGCCCTGCGCGACGTCGCGGGCGGCACCTTCGTCGTCGCCTACGTCCCGCTGCTCGCCGCCGTGCCCGCCCTCATGGTCGCCGAGCCCGACGGCGCGGCCCGGGTGCTCACCTACGTGCTGGTCACGGTGGCCAGCGACACCGGCGGGTATGTCGTGGGCGTGCTGCGGGGGCGCACGCCGATGGCGCCCTCGTTGTCGCCCAAGAAGTCGTGGGAAGGCTTCGGCGGCTCGGTCGGGCTCAGCACGATCGTCGGTCTGCTGGCCGTCGTCCTCCTCCTCGACGGGCCGTGGTGGGCCGGGCTGCTGCTCGGCGCGGTCGCGGCGGTCTTCGCCACCGTCGGCGACCTGGCCGAGTCCTCGCTCAAGCGCGACATCGGCATCAAGGACATGGGCAACCTGCTGCCCGGCCACGGCGGCATCATGGACCGCCTCGACTCGCTGCTCGTGACCGCCCCGGTGTGCTGGGCGCTGATGCGGCTCTTCGTCTAG
- the rlmN gene encoding 23S rRNA (adenine(2503)-C(2))-methyltransferase RlmN: MTTELPEPTTRRPEPGRLTFSAPRRGKPPTHLADLDLAGRKAWAKELGVPAFRADQVSRHYFERLTTDPEEMTDLPKAGRAELVAGLLPPLLTPVRTLSADEGATLKQVHRLHDGALVESVLMRYPGRVTMCISSQAGCGMNCPFCATGQQGLTRNLSTAEIVEQVVAAARALRHGDLHRGTAVEHGDPDGPTTVEQALRVSNVVFMGMGEALANYKAALGAIRRLVDPSPEGLGMSARGVTMSTVGLVPAIDKLAGEGIPVTLALSLHAPDDELRDELVPINTRWKVDEALDAARRYFDATGRRVSIEYALIKDINDHAWRADLLGEKLNARGRGWVHVNPIPLNPTPGSKWTASRPGVEQQFVERLRAHGIPTTVRDTRGSEIDGACGQLAAVTA, encoded by the coding sequence ATGACCACCGAGCTGCCCGAACCCACCACCCGCCGTCCCGAGCCCGGACGGCTGACCTTCAGCGCGCCCCGCAGGGGCAAGCCGCCGACCCACCTGGCGGACCTCGACCTGGCCGGCCGCAAGGCCTGGGCCAAGGAGCTCGGCGTCCCGGCCTTCCGCGCCGACCAGGTCTCGCGCCACTACTTCGAGCGCCTGACGACCGACCCGGAGGAGATGACCGACCTGCCCAAGGCGGGCCGGGCCGAGCTCGTCGCGGGGCTGCTGCCCCCGCTGCTCACGCCCGTGCGCACGCTCTCGGCCGACGAGGGTGCCACCCTCAAGCAGGTGCACCGCCTGCACGACGGCGCCCTGGTCGAGTCGGTGCTCATGCGCTACCCCGGCCGGGTGACCATGTGCATCTCCAGCCAGGCCGGCTGCGGCATGAACTGCCCCTTCTGCGCGACGGGGCAGCAGGGCCTGACCCGCAACCTGTCCACCGCCGAGATCGTCGAGCAGGTGGTGGCCGCGGCGCGCGCCCTGCGCCACGGCGACCTGCACCGGGGCACCGCCGTCGAGCACGGCGACCCGGACGGTCCGACCACGGTCGAGCAGGCGCTGCGCGTGAGCAACGTCGTCTTCATGGGCATGGGCGAGGCGCTGGCCAACTACAAGGCGGCGCTGGGCGCCATCCGGCGCCTGGTCGACCCCTCGCCCGAGGGTCTGGGCATGTCCGCCCGCGGCGTCACGATGTCGACCGTCGGGCTGGTGCCGGCCATCGACAAGCTCGCCGGCGAGGGCATCCCGGTCACGCTGGCGCTGAGCCTGCACGCCCCCGACGACGAGCTGCGCGACGAGCTCGTGCCGATCAACACCCGCTGGAAGGTCGACGAGGCGCTCGACGCGGCCCGCCGCTACTTCGACGCCACCGGCCGCCGGGTGAGCATCGAGTACGCCCTCATCAAGGACATCAACGACCACGCCTGGCGCGCCGACCTGCTGGGGGAGAAGCTCAACGCCCGCGGGCGCGGCTGGGTGCACGTCAACCCGATCCCGCTCAACCCCACGCCCGGCAGCAAGTGGACGGCCTCGCGCCCCGGCGTCGAGCAGCAGTTCGTCGAACGGCTGCGCGCGCACGGCATACCCACCACGGTGCGCGACACCCGCGGCTCGGAGATCGACGGCGCCTGCGGCCAGCTGGCCGCCGTGACCGCCTGA
- the pyrH gene encoding UMP kinase: MPTSATSPATLPTPTSPAVPDEPHSGRRVLLKLSGEAFGGGKVGLDPDVVRGIARQIAAGQRDGVQVAVVMGGGNFFRGAQLQQRGMERARADYMGMLGTVMNCLALQDFLEKEGVDTRVQTAITMGQVAEPYIPRKAIRHLEKGRVVIFGAGAGMPYFSTDTVSAQRALEIKCDAVLMSKHGVDGVYTADPRVDDTAVKLDELTFTEALTGNLRVVDAAAFSLCMDNDLPMLVFGMDGEDAITRAIRGEKIGTLVTAG, from the coding sequence ATGCCGACGTCCGCGACCAGCCCCGCCACCCTCCCCACCCCGACCTCGCCGGCGGTGCCGGACGAGCCGCACAGCGGCCGCCGGGTCCTGCTCAAGCTCTCCGGAGAGGCCTTCGGCGGCGGGAAGGTCGGTCTCGACCCCGACGTTGTCCGCGGTATCGCCCGCCAGATCGCGGCCGGTCAGCGCGACGGCGTGCAGGTCGCCGTCGTCATGGGCGGCGGCAACTTCTTCCGCGGTGCCCAGCTGCAGCAGCGGGGCATGGAGCGTGCGCGCGCCGACTACATGGGCATGCTCGGCACGGTGATGAACTGCCTGGCCCTCCAGGACTTCCTGGAGAAGGAGGGCGTCGACACCCGCGTGCAGACCGCCATCACCATGGGCCAGGTCGCCGAGCCCTACATCCCGCGCAAGGCGATCCGCCACCTGGAGAAGGGCCGCGTCGTCATCTTCGGCGCCGGCGCGGGTATGCCGTACTTCTCCACCGACACCGTCTCCGCCCAGCGCGCGCTGGAGATCAAGTGCGACGCCGTGCTCATGAGCAAGCACGGGGTCGACGGGGTCTACACCGCCGACCCCCGGGTCGACGACACCGCGGTCAAGCTCGACGAGCTGACCTTCACCGAGGCGCTCACCGGCAACCTGCGGGTCGTCGACGCCGCGGCCTTCAGCCTGTGCATGGACAACGACCTGCCCATGCTGGTCTTCGGCATGGACGGCGAGGACGCGATCACCCGGGCCATCCGGGGTGAGAAGATCGGGACACTGGTCACGGCCGGCTGA
- a CDS encoding DUF664 domain-containing protein: MDDPLWEPPLAGTDVEHALGTLERLRATFRWKADGLTVEQLRARPIPTTALTVGGLLKHLAVCEDDVFSWRMRGRPPTTWLMVPEDDVARWQFTVDPDETAESVYGLWAAAVARSRESIRELLASGGLDQPGHLEFQGIHPTVRRHLHDLIEEYGRHTGHMDLLREALDGRVGEDPPRDWPMLPPPEETS; the protein is encoded by the coding sequence ATGGACGACCCGCTCTGGGAACCCCCGCTCGCCGGGACCGACGTCGAGCACGCGCTCGGCACGCTCGAGCGCCTCCGCGCCACCTTCCGCTGGAAGGCCGACGGGCTGACGGTCGAGCAGCTGCGGGCCCGACCCATCCCGACCACCGCGCTGACCGTCGGCGGCCTGCTCAAGCACCTGGCCGTCTGCGAGGACGACGTCTTCTCCTGGCGGATGCGCGGGCGACCGCCGACCACCTGGCTGATGGTGCCCGAGGACGACGTCGCCCGTTGGCAGTTCACCGTCGACCCGGACGAGACCGCCGAGAGCGTCTACGGCCTCTGGGCCGCCGCCGTGGCCCGCTCCCGCGAGAGCATCCGCGAGCTGCTCGCCTCCGGCGGCCTCGACCAGCCCGGCCACCTCGAGTTCCAGGGCATCCACCCCACGGTGCGCCGGCACCTGCACGACCTCATCGAGGAGTACGGCCGCCACACCGGGCACATGGACCTGCTGCGGGAGGCCCTCGACGGGCGCGTCGGCGAGGACCCGCCGCGCGACTGGCCGATGCTGCCGCCGCCGGAGGAGACCTCCTAG
- the frr gene encoding ribosome recycling factor: MSEVIEMALMEAEEKMEKALEVAREDMASIRTGRAHPGMFAKIEVDYYGAPTPLQQLASFTVQDARTLLITPYDKGAMGAIEKALRDSDMGANPSNDGNAIRIVIPQLTEERRREYVKLAHTKGEEAKVSVRHVRRHAKDTIDKAVKDGEVGEDEGTRAEKELEALTKRHVELVDEVLKAKEAELLEV, from the coding sequence ATGTCCGAGGTCATCGAGATGGCCCTCATGGAGGCCGAGGAGAAGATGGAGAAGGCCCTGGAGGTGGCGCGCGAGGACATGGCCTCGATCCGCACCGGCCGGGCCCACCCGGGCATGTTCGCCAAGATCGAGGTGGACTACTACGGTGCCCCGACACCGCTGCAGCAGCTGGCCTCGTTCACCGTGCAGGACGCCCGCACCCTGCTCATCACCCCCTACGACAAGGGCGCGATGGGCGCGATCGAGAAGGCGCTGCGCGACTCCGACATGGGCGCCAACCCCAGCAACGACGGCAACGCGATCCGCATCGTCATCCCGCAGCTGACCGAGGAACGTCGCCGCGAGTACGTCAAGCTGGCCCACACCAAGGGCGAGGAGGCCAAGGTCTCCGTCCGCCACGTCCGGCGCCACGCCAAGGACACGATCGACAAGGCCGTCAAGGACGGCGAGGTCGGCGAGGACGAGGGCACCCGCGCCGAGAAGGAGCTCGAGGCGCTGACCAAGCGTCACGTGGAACTCGTGGACGAGGTCCTGAAGGCCAAGGAGGCCGAGCTGCTCGAGGTGTGA
- the dxr gene encoding 1-deoxy-D-xylulose-5-phosphate reductoisomerase — protein sequence MSQRSVTILGSTGSIGTQAIQVVQAHPERFRVRALSAGGSDVGLLARQAVELEVEQVAVARDDEDTVRQLHDALVETARAAGRTAYRPEVVVGPEAAEQLAGNGADVVLNGITGSIGLRPTLTALAAGSTLALANKESLIVGGPIVHAAAKPGQIVPVDSEHSAIAQCLRGGRAEEVRRLVLTASGGPFRGRTREELARVTPADALRHPNFAMGLVITTNSATLVNKGLEVIEAHLLFDVPFDRIDVVVHPQQQIHSMVEFHDGSTLAQMGPPRMLVPIGLGLSWPDRLEDVDVPCDWSTASTWEFHPLDHETFPAVRLAERVGREGGTFPAVYNAANEEAVAAFHDGRIGFLDIVGVVEQVVDEHASGAGNSVRGSSVELTVEHVLAADAWARTTAAARIRATSETGQEALR from the coding sequence GTGAGCCAGCGCAGCGTGACCATCCTGGGGTCGACCGGGTCCATCGGCACCCAGGCCATCCAGGTCGTGCAGGCCCACCCGGAGCGTTTCCGGGTGCGTGCCCTGTCGGCCGGCGGCAGCGACGTCGGGCTGCTGGCCCGGCAGGCGGTCGAGCTCGAGGTCGAGCAGGTCGCGGTCGCGCGCGACGACGAGGACACGGTCCGGCAGCTGCACGACGCCCTGGTCGAGACGGCCCGGGCCGCCGGTCGCACGGCATACCGCCCGGAGGTCGTCGTCGGGCCCGAGGCGGCCGAGCAGCTCGCGGGCAACGGCGCCGACGTCGTGCTCAACGGCATCACCGGCAGCATCGGCCTGCGCCCGACCCTAACCGCGCTCGCCGCCGGCAGCACGCTGGCCCTGGCCAACAAGGAGTCGCTCATCGTGGGCGGGCCGATCGTGCACGCCGCGGCGAAACCCGGGCAGATCGTCCCGGTCGACTCCGAGCACAGCGCCATCGCCCAGTGCCTGCGCGGGGGCCGCGCCGAGGAGGTGCGCCGGCTGGTGCTCACCGCGAGCGGCGGTCCCTTCCGCGGGCGCACCCGTGAAGAGCTCGCCCGCGTCACGCCCGCCGACGCGCTGCGACACCCCAACTTCGCCATGGGCCTGGTCATCACCACCAACTCCGCCACCCTGGTCAACAAGGGCCTGGAGGTCATCGAGGCCCACCTGCTCTTCGACGTGCCGTTCGACCGCATCGACGTCGTGGTCCACCCCCAGCAGCAGATCCACTCCATGGTGGAGTTCCACGACGGGTCGACGCTGGCGCAGATGGGCCCGCCCCGGATGCTCGTGCCGATCGGCCTGGGGCTCTCCTGGCCCGACCGGCTCGAGGACGTCGACGTCCCGTGCGACTGGAGCACGGCCAGCACCTGGGAGTTCCACCCGCTCGACCACGAGACCTTCCCGGCCGTGCGGCTGGCCGAGCGTGTGGGCCGTGAGGGCGGGACCTTCCCGGCTGTCTACAACGCCGCCAACGAGGAGGCCGTCGCGGCCTTCCACGACGGCCGCATCGGCTTCCTCGACATCGTCGGCGTCGTCGAGCAGGTCGTCGACGAGCACGCCTCCGGCGCCGGGAACTCCGTCCGGGGCTCGTCGGTTGAACTCACCGTGGAGCACGTGCTCGCCGCCGACGCGTGGGCACGCACGACCGCGGCCGCCCGGATCCGGGCGACCTCCGAGACCGGGCAGGAGGCCCTCCGGTGA
- a CDS encoding propionyl-CoA synthetase yields MSTDAQQSYRDTVAASLADPASFWGEAARLVDWITPPRQVLDDSNPPFYRWFPDGRLNVCFNALDRHVVHGRADQTALIYDSPVTGTTKEYTYAQLLDLVARFGGVLRDLGVRKGDRVVIYMPMIPEAAIAMLACARIGAVHSVVFGGFAPAELAARIEDAEPTVVVSASCGIEPSRTIPYKPILDEAIRRSEHKPDHCVIVQREQLTCDLGERDLDWAQVMHPDAVAPAECVPVQATDPLYVLYTSGTTGKPKGIVRDSGGYAVALRWSMTNLYGVQPGETWLCGSDVGWVVGHSYIVYAPLLTGATTILFEGKPVGTPDAGTYWRLIQEHGAVAAFTAPTAIRAIKKQDPDGELVKAYDLSTLRTLFLAGERLDPDTWQWATDQLGVPVIDNWWQTETGWPIAINPVGTAQFEIRPGSPALPTVGYDVRVLDERGEEVPPGTEGAICIKLPLPPGTLPTLWRDDERYVSSYLSAYDGYYLTGDGGFVDEDGYLYVMGRTDDVLNVAGHRLSTGSLEEALAGHPAVAECAVIGVADSLKGQVPRALVVLKAGIDLDEKGTEQLEAELVQRVRDEVGAVAALRQVDVVEALPKTRSGKILRKTMRQIADGQEAQVPSTIEDPSVLEALGPVLRTPSA; encoded by the coding sequence ATGAGCACCGACGCCCAGCAGAGCTACCGCGACACCGTCGCCGCGAGCCTGGCCGACCCCGCGTCCTTCTGGGGCGAGGCTGCCCGGCTCGTCGACTGGATCACTCCTCCCAGGCAGGTCCTGGACGACAGCAACCCCCCGTTCTACCGGTGGTTCCCCGACGGGCGTCTCAACGTGTGCTTCAACGCCCTCGACCGGCACGTCGTGCACGGGCGCGCCGACCAGACCGCGCTGATCTACGACAGCCCGGTGACCGGCACCACGAAGGAGTACACCTACGCCCAGCTGCTCGACCTCGTGGCCCGTTTCGGTGGCGTGCTGCGCGACCTGGGCGTCAGGAAGGGCGACCGGGTCGTCATCTACATGCCGATGATCCCCGAGGCGGCGATCGCGATGCTGGCCTGCGCGCGCATCGGCGCGGTGCACTCGGTGGTCTTCGGCGGCTTCGCGCCCGCCGAGCTCGCGGCGCGCATCGAGGACGCCGAGCCCACCGTCGTGGTCTCGGCCTCGTGCGGCATCGAGCCCTCCCGCACCATCCCCTACAAGCCGATCCTCGACGAGGCGATCCGGCGCTCGGAGCACAAGCCGGACCACTGCGTGATCGTCCAGCGCGAGCAGCTCACCTGCGACCTGGGCGAGCGGGACCTGGACTGGGCCCAGGTCATGCACCCGGATGCCGTCGCACCCGCCGAGTGCGTGCCCGTGCAGGCGACCGACCCCCTCTACGTGCTCTACACCTCCGGCACCACCGGCAAGCCCAAGGGCATCGTCCGGGACAGCGGTGGGTATGCCGTGGCGCTGCGGTGGTCGATGACCAACCTCTACGGCGTGCAGCCGGGGGAGACCTGGCTCTGCGGCTCCGACGTCGGCTGGGTCGTCGGCCACTCCTACATCGTCTACGCGCCGCTGCTGACCGGGGCGACGACGATCCTCTTCGAGGGCAAGCCGGTGGGCACGCCCGACGCCGGCACCTACTGGCGCCTGATCCAGGAGCACGGCGCGGTGGCCGCCTTCACGGCCCCCACCGCGATCCGGGCGATCAAGAAGCAGGACCCGGACGGCGAGCTCGTCAAGGCCTACGACCTGTCGACGCTGCGCACCCTCTTCCTGGCGGGGGAGCGGCTGGACCCGGACACCTGGCAGTGGGCCACCGACCAGCTGGGCGTGCCGGTCATCGACAACTGGTGGCAGACCGAGACCGGCTGGCCGATCGCCATCAACCCGGTCGGGACGGCGCAGTTCGAGATCCGTCCCGGCAGTCCGGCGCTGCCCACCGTCGGCTACGACGTGCGGGTGCTCGACGAGCGGGGCGAGGAGGTGCCCCCGGGCACCGAGGGGGCGATCTGCATCAAGCTGCCGCTCCCGCCCGGCACGCTGCCCACGCTGTGGCGCGACGACGAGCGCTACGTGTCCTCCTACCTGTCCGCCTACGACGGCTACTACCTGACCGGTGACGGCGGCTTCGTCGACGAGGACGGCTACCTCTACGTCATGGGCCGCACCGACGACGTGCTCAACGTCGCCGGCCACCGCCTGTCGACCGGGTCGCTCGAGGAGGCGCTCGCCGGGCACCCCGCGGTGGCCGAGTGCGCGGTCATCGGCGTGGCGGACTCCCTCAAGGGCCAGGTGCCGCGGGCGCTCGTGGTGCTCAAGGCCGGGATCGACCTCGACGAGAAGGGCACCGAGCAGCTCGAGGCCGAGCTCGTCCAGCGGGTCCGCGACGAGGTGGGTGCCGTGGCGGCGCTGCGGCAGGTCGACGTCGTAGAGGCGCTGCCCAAGACCCGGTCCGGCAAGATCCTGCGCAAGACGATGCGCCAGATCGCCGACGGGCAGGAGGCGCAAGTCCCCTCCACGATCGAGGACCCGTCGGTGCTCGAGGCTCTCGGACCGGTGCTGCGCACGCCGTCGGCCTGA
- a CDS encoding NUDIX hydrolase, with protein MTSERVGAELVAVLTAVSDGTPLVLTADDGRRLPSGPLRTEHRSMQAGLQAWVEQQTGHSLGYVEQLYTFADPDRSLAGGRVVSVSYLGLTRAPGGADDRWRDWYAFFPWEDRRPSSPGATLVEDLVAPRLADWAGMASTREERERRELRAGVCFAVDGRPWSPELVLQRYELLYEAGLIPEADGDDAGPGPAHVPGERMAGDHRRIVSTGLARLRAKIQYHPVVFELMPDAFTLGQLQATVEAIAGQAVHKQNFRRLVTQQDLVEPTGATHSDTGGRPARLYRFRREVLDERGVAGTKLPRTR; from the coding sequence GTGACCAGTGAGCGTGTGGGGGCCGAGCTCGTGGCCGTGCTGACAGCCGTCTCCGACGGCACCCCGCTCGTGCTGACCGCGGACGACGGGCGCCGGCTGCCCTCCGGCCCGCTGCGCACCGAGCACCGGTCGATGCAGGCGGGCCTGCAGGCCTGGGTCGAGCAGCAGACCGGGCACTCGCTGGGCTACGTCGAGCAGCTCTACACCTTCGCCGACCCCGACCGCTCGCTCGCGGGCGGCCGCGTGGTCTCGGTCTCCTACCTCGGCCTCACCCGGGCCCCCGGCGGCGCCGACGACCGCTGGCGCGACTGGTACGCCTTCTTCCCCTGGGAGGACCGGCGCCCCTCCTCCCCCGGGGCCACGCTCGTCGAGGACCTCGTCGCGCCCCGGCTGGCCGACTGGGCGGGTATGGCGTCCACCCGCGAGGAGCGCGAGCGCCGCGAGCTGCGCGCCGGGGTCTGCTTCGCCGTCGACGGGCGTCCGTGGTCGCCCGAGCTGGTGCTGCAGCGCTACGAGCTGCTCTACGAGGCCGGGCTGATCCCCGAGGCCGACGGGGACGACGCCGGTCCGGGCCCCGCGCACGTGCCCGGCGAGCGGATGGCCGGCGACCACCGCCGGATCGTCTCGACCGGGCTGGCCCGGCTGCGGGCCAAGATCCAGTACCACCCCGTGGTCTTCGAGCTCATGCCCGACGCCTTCACGCTCGGCCAGCTGCAGGCCACCGTGGAGGCGATCGCCGGCCAGGCCGTGCACAAGCAGAACTTCCGCCGGCTGGTGACCCAGCAGGACCTCGTCGAGCCGACGGGCGCCACCCACAGCGACACCGGCGGTCGCCCGGCCCGCCTCTACCGCTTCCGGCGCGAGGTGCTCGACGAGCGCGGCGTCGCCGGCACCAAGCTGCCCCGCACCCGCTGA
- a CDS encoding M50 family metallopeptidase, with translation MYLLGVLVIVVGIALSIALHEVGHLVPAKKFGVKTTQYMVGFGPTVWSTRRGETEYGLKAVPLGGYVRMIGMFPPRASDGGKLRRATSNPFHQMIEQARQDSLDEVTPGDEHRVFYRLPVWQRLVIMAGGPLMNLVIATVLVTLLLTVHGIGVLTPTVATVAQCANTDVADDDCTGKDPSPALAAGFQEGDTIVAVDGRAVSTWPETTYAIQNAGEQATFTVERDGREETLVADLVMRERPLVTPEGEYQLDDEGELVWGEVGFLGATPTFEYQPQPITDVPAFVGDMFVQTARIVITLPQRLVDVSQAAFGTEDRDPEGPMSVVGVGRVAGDVASGGLGDLTQGVGDRLWVLLSLIASLNMALFVFNLIPLLPLDGGHIAGALWEGVKKTWARLRNRPAPGPVDTAAALPVAYAVAISLLGMTALLIYADIVKPISLG, from the coding sequence ATGTACCTGCTCGGCGTCCTCGTGATCGTCGTCGGCATCGCGCTGTCGATCGCGCTGCACGAGGTCGGGCACCTGGTGCCGGCCAAGAAGTTCGGCGTCAAGACCACCCAGTACATGGTCGGCTTCGGCCCCACCGTGTGGTCGACCCGGCGCGGCGAGACCGAGTACGGCCTCAAGGCCGTCCCCCTGGGCGGCTACGTGCGGATGATCGGGATGTTCCCGCCCCGGGCCTCCGACGGCGGCAAGCTGCGACGCGCCACCTCCAACCCGTTCCACCAGATGATCGAGCAGGCCAGGCAGGACAGCCTCGACGAGGTGACCCCGGGCGACGAGCACCGCGTCTTCTACCGCCTCCCGGTGTGGCAGCGGCTGGTCATCATGGCCGGCGGGCCGCTGATGAACCTGGTCATCGCCACCGTGCTCGTCACCCTGCTGCTGACGGTCCACGGCATCGGCGTCCTCACGCCCACCGTCGCCACGGTGGCGCAGTGCGCCAACACCGACGTGGCCGACGACGACTGCACCGGCAAGGACCCCTCGCCGGCGCTCGCGGCCGGCTTCCAGGAGGGCGACACGATCGTCGCCGTCGACGGGCGCGCCGTCTCCACCTGGCCCGAGACCACGTACGCCATCCAGAACGCCGGCGAGCAGGCCACCTTCACCGTCGAGCGCGACGGCCGCGAGGAGACGCTCGTGGCCGACCTCGTCATGCGCGAGCGGCCGCTGGTCACCCCGGAGGGCGAGTACCAGCTCGACGACGAGGGCGAGCTCGTGTGGGGCGAGGTCGGATTCCTCGGGGCCACGCCCACCTTCGAGTACCAGCCGCAGCCGATCACCGACGTGCCCGCCTTCGTCGGCGACATGTTCGTCCAGACCGCGCGCATCGTGATCACGCTTCCCCAGCGGCTCGTCGACGTCTCCCAGGCCGCCTTCGGCACCGAGGACCGCGACCCCGAGGGACCGATGTCGGTCGTCGGCGTCGGTCGGGTGGCCGGGGACGTGGCCTCCGGCGGTCTCGGCGACCTCACCCAGGGCGTGGGGGACCGATTGTGGGTGCTGCTCTCGCTCATCGCCTCGCTCAACATGGCGCTCTTCGTGTTCAACCTCATACCCCTGCTGCCGCTGGACGGCGGCCACATCGCCGGGGCGCTGTGGGAGGGCGTGAAGAAGACCTGGGCCCGCCTGCGCAACCGCCCCGCGCCCGGCCCCGTCGACACCGCCGCGGCGCTGCCCGTCGCCTATGCCGTCGCGATCAGCCTGCTGGGCATGACCGCGCTGCTCATCTACGCCGACATCGTCAAGCCGATCAGTCTCGGCTGA